The Devosia sp. YIM 151766 genome includes a region encoding these proteins:
- the recO gene encoding DNA repair protein RecO has product MEWTGEALLIGVRRHGESSLVVEAMVAGRGRHLGLVRGGRSTRLAATLQPGNNVQLTWRARLEDHLGTFTVELLQARAAGLIADRKRLYLAQTVCEHLHLLPERDPHDRLLALALDLIDHDPDAAALARFELVLLDELGFGLDLESCAATGVTEDLTHVSPKSGRAVSRAAAAPYKDRLLPLPSFLSARGNASPDDLRDALRLTGHFLDLHLWSARRIDPPATREPLIDLLTGQA; this is encoded by the coding sequence GTGGAATGGACCGGTGAAGCCCTGCTGATCGGCGTCCGCCGCCACGGCGAATCCAGTCTCGTTGTCGAGGCCATGGTCGCCGGTCGTGGCCGCCATCTCGGTCTGGTGCGCGGCGGCCGCTCCACGAGGCTCGCAGCCACCCTGCAACCGGGCAATAATGTCCAGCTCACCTGGCGCGCCCGCCTCGAAGACCATCTCGGCACCTTCACCGTCGAATTGCTGCAAGCCCGCGCCGCCGGCCTCATCGCCGACCGCAAGCGCCTCTATCTCGCCCAGACCGTCTGCGAGCATCTGCATCTGCTGCCCGAGCGCGATCCGCACGACCGCCTGCTCGCCCTGGCGCTCGACCTCATCGATCACGATCCCGACGCTGCGGCGCTCGCCCGCTTCGAGCTGGTTCTGCTGGACGAGCTCGGCTTCGGGCTCGATCTGGAAAGCTGCGCCGCCACCGGCGTCACCGAGGATTTGACCCACGTTTCCCCCAAATCCGGCCGCGCCGTGTCCCGCGCCGCCGCCGCGCCGTACAAGGACCGCCTCCTGCCGCTGCCCAGCTTTCTCTCGGCTCGCGGCAATGCGTCTCCCGACGATCTGCGCGACGCCCTGCGCCTCACCGGCCATTTCCTCGATCTGCACCTCTGGTCGGCCCGCCGCATCGACCCGCCGGCAACGCGCGAGCCGCTGATCGATCTGCTCACCGGCCAGGCGTGA
- a CDS encoding Dabb family protein — translation MIRHIVLLRFRPEIAAAERAAIYTELASLREVVPGFLAMSAGANVSPEGKDQGFSEAFIMDFADAAARDAYLVHPDHQAAGARLVAALEGGRDGLIVFDIAV, via the coding sequence TTGATCCGCCACATCGTCCTCCTCCGCTTCCGCCCCGAGATCGCCGCAGCCGAACGCGCCGCCATCTATACCGAACTCGCATCGCTGCGTGAGGTCGTTCCGGGCTTTCTTGCCATGAGCGCCGGCGCCAATGTCTCGCCCGAGGGCAAGGACCAGGGCTTCAGCGAAGCCTTCATCATGGATTTCGCCGACGCAGCCGCCCGCGACGCCTATCTCGTCCACCCCGACCACCAGGCCGCCGGAGCCCGCCTCGTCGCCGCCCTTGAAGGTGGCCGCGACGGCCTGATCGTCTTCGACATCGCGGTTTGA
- a CDS encoding DoxX family protein — MVARIVYWVSTIAFCAIYAFSVYSYITDPAGSAAGYAGVGYPAYLVTMMIFVKLAGILAVLVRRPVGLAQLAYAGFFYHLILAFSAHLAAGVPGFEIAIVLFICVVLSWLSQNAARGPGAAYVPHWFDRWA, encoded by the coding sequence ATGGTCGCTCGCATTGTCTATTGGGTCAGCACGATCGCCTTTTGCGCGATCTATGCCTTCAGCGTCTATTCCTACATCACCGATCCGGCGGGCTCCGCCGCCGGCTATGCCGGGGTCGGCTATCCGGCCTATCTGGTGACGATGATGATTTTCGTGAAGCTCGCCGGTATCCTGGCCGTGCTGGTCCGCCGCCCGGTCGGGCTGGCGCAATTGGCCTATGCCGGGTTTTTCTACCATCTCATTCTGGCGTTCTCCGCCCATCTCGCAGCCGGCGTTCCCGGCTTCGAAATCGCCATCGTGCTCTTCATCTGCGTCGTCCTCTCCTGGCTGTCGCAGAATGCCGCGCGCGGCCCGGGCGCTGCCTATGTGCCCCACTGGTTCGACCGCTGGGCTTAA
- a CDS encoding DMT family transporter, with amino-acid sequence MSIAASPAPLTHQPLRGLVLVMGATLLFAYNDTTNKLLITEYNVPMVTAIRYIGHCLLMLALVAPLHGRDMVRTTRTGLVLVRAVSLALGSLLVSLALQRMPVAETTAIVYLCPVLVVLLSGPLLKEKVTPVAWGAALLGFSGVLLIARPGGGLDPLGVVFVLGNVVLATAYNLLSRVLAHTERTMAMLFYSALVGAIGFGIFLPWTLHGAAPTLLQIVLFVGLGVSAWLGHYLFTLSYRYAPAALVAPMTYMHLVWAGIFGWLVFGHAPEPITLGGMGLVALAGIISAIRRPRRGQRPAQLAAEDGTTERAG; translated from the coding sequence ATGTCTATTGCCGCTTCTCCCGCGCCGCTGACCCATCAGCCTTTGCGCGGCCTTGTCCTCGTCATGGGCGCCACCCTGCTCTTTGCCTATAACGACACCACCAACAAGCTGCTGATCACCGAATATAACGTGCCCATGGTGACGGCCATCCGCTATATCGGCCATTGCCTGTTGATGCTGGCCCTCGTGGCGCCGCTCCATGGCCGCGACATGGTCCGCACCACGCGCACCGGCCTGGTGCTGGTCCGCGCCGTCAGCCTGGCGCTGGGCTCCTTGCTGGTCAGCCTTGCCCTCCAGCGCATGCCGGTCGCCGAAACCACCGCCATCGTCTATCTCTGCCCGGTGCTGGTGGTGCTGCTGTCGGGGCCCTTGCTCAAGGAAAAGGTCACGCCCGTCGCCTGGGGCGCGGCCTTGCTCGGCTTTTCTGGCGTCCTGCTCATCGCCCGGCCCGGCGGCGGGCTCGATCCGCTCGGCGTCGTCTTCGTGCTGGGCAATGTGGTCCTCGCCACCGCATATAACCTGCTCTCGCGGGTCTTGGCGCATACCGAGCGCACCATGGCCATGTTGTTCTATTCCGCCCTGGTGGGCGCCATCGGCTTCGGCATCTTCCTGCCCTGGACGCTGCATGGCGCCGCGCCGACCCTGCTGCAAATCGTGCTGTTCGTCGGCCTCGGCGTCTCCGCCTGGCTCGGGCATTACCTGTTCACCCTGTCCTATCGCTATGCGCCGGCGGCGCTCGTCGCCCCGATGACCTATATGCACCTGGTCTGGGCCGGGATTTTCGGCTGGCTGGTTTTCGGCCATGCGCCCGAACCCATCACCCTGGGCGGCATGGGCCTCGTGGCACTGGCCGGCATCATCAGCGCCATCCGCCGCCCCCGCCGGGGCCAGCGTCCCGCCCAGCTCGCCGCCGAAGACGGCACCACCGAACGGGCCGGTTAG
- a CDS encoding winged helix DNA-binding protein, translating into MAMKSNAAEALTPERSEGLKPLYLEAVSRVERLHRRLLDLIKDEFDRMGWDDINPVQALLMFNIGDAELTAGELRSRGYYLGSNVSYNLKKLVETGYIFQERSRTDRRSVRIRLTPKGEEVAEVIDELYDRHLKSIDKVGGLGDAEFDGLNKALARLERFWVDQILYKL; encoded by the coding sequence ATGGCAATGAAATCGAACGCGGCCGAGGCGCTTACTCCGGAACGTAGCGAAGGGCTGAAGCCACTCTATCTCGAAGCGGTTTCCCGGGTGGAACGCCTGCATCGTCGTCTGCTCGACCTGATCAAGGACGAGTTCGACCGCATGGGCTGGGATGACATCAATCCCGTCCAGGCCCTGCTGATGTTCAACATTGGCGATGCGGAGCTGACCGCCGGGGAACTGCGTTCGCGGGGCTATTACCTGGGCTCCAACGTCTCCTACAATCTCAAGAAGCTGGTCGAGACCGGTTATATCTTCCAGGAGCGTTCGCGCACCGACCGCCGTTCGGTCCGCATTCGCCTGACGCCCAAGGGCGAGGAAGTGGCCGAGGTCATCGACGAACTTTATGATCGTCACCTGAAATCCATCGACAAGGTCGGCGGCCTGGGCGACGCGGAATTCGACGGCCTCAACAAGGCGCTCGCCCGTCTGGAGCGCTTCTGGGTCGACCAGATTCTCTACAAGCTCTGA
- the hemB gene encoding porphobilinogen synthase, protein MSFLAGRRLRRMRATAWSRAMVRETELLPRDLIWPLFVIEGKNERTGIKTMPGVERLSVDLMVAAAREARDAGIPALAIFPNTPDHLRSENAAEAYNPDNLMCKALRAIKEAVPDIGLIADVALDEYSSDGQDGLVRDGEILNDETVAVMVKSALAQARAGADIIAPSDMMDGRVAAIRAALDAEGFDHVQIMSYAAKYASCFYGPFREAVGSGSRLKGDKRTYQMDYANADEALREIEQDIAEGADSVMVKPGLPYLDVVRRARDAFDVPLYAYQVSGEYAMIEMAGAAGAIDRDAAVLESLWAFKRAGANGVLTYYALEMARKLGG, encoded by the coding sequence ATGTCTTTTCTGGCGGGGCGGCGCTTGCGGCGCATGCGGGCGACGGCATGGAGCCGGGCCATGGTGCGCGAGACGGAATTGTTGCCGCGGGACCTGATCTGGCCGCTCTTCGTCATCGAGGGCAAAAACGAGCGAACCGGTATCAAGACCATGCCGGGGGTTGAGCGGCTATCGGTCGACCTGATGGTCGCGGCGGCCAGGGAGGCCCGGGATGCAGGCATTCCGGCGCTGGCGATCTTTCCCAATACGCCCGATCACCTGCGCAGCGAGAATGCGGCGGAAGCCTATAATCCGGACAATCTGATGTGCAAGGCGCTGCGAGCCATCAAGGAGGCGGTGCCCGATATCGGGCTGATCGCCGACGTGGCGCTGGATGAATATTCGAGCGACGGCCAGGACGGGCTGGTGCGGGACGGGGAAATCCTCAATGACGAGACCGTCGCGGTGATGGTCAAATCGGCATTGGCGCAGGCGCGGGCCGGCGCCGACATCATCGCGCCATCGGACATGATGGATGGGCGGGTGGCGGCGATCCGGGCGGCGCTCGACGCCGAGGGATTCGACCACGTGCAGATCATGTCCTATGCGGCGAAATATGCGTCGTGCTTCTATGGGCCGTTCCGCGAGGCGGTGGGTTCGGGCAGCCGGCTCAAGGGCGACAAGCGCACCTATCAGATGGATTACGCCAATGCCGACGAGGCACTGCGCGAGATCGAGCAGGATATTGCCGAGGGCGCCGACAGCGTCATGGTCAAGCCCGGCCTGCCCTATCTCGACGTGGTGCGGCGCGCCCGCGATGCGTTCGACGTGCCGCTCTATGCCTATCAGGTGAGCGGCGAATACGCGATGATCGAGATGGCCGGGGCGGCCGGAGCGATCGACCGCGACGCGGCGGTGCTGGAAAGCCTCTGGGCCTTCAAGCGCGCCGGGGCCAATGGGGTGCTGACCTATTATGCACTGGAAATGGCGCGCAAGCTGGGTGGCTAA
- the parC gene encoding DNA topoisomerase IV subunit A, translating into MSDVDSLPPPDDLRIVDLKQALEERYLSYALSTITQRALPDARDGLKPVHRRILHAMRLLKLDPNQGYKKSARIVGDVIGKFHPHGDQSIYDALVRLAQDFALRYPLVDGQGNFGNIDGDSPAAMRYTESRMTDVATRLLEGISEDAIDFKPTYDGEDEEPVVLPANFPNLLANGSTGIAVGMATSVPPHNLVELCNAALKLIYNPAATTDELIHADPSAPPSMDDLVRGPDFPTGGQMVESRASIVHSYETGRGAFRVRAIWEKEEKGRGVYQIVVTQIPYGVPKARLVEKIAELLLAKKLPLLKDVRDESADDIRLVLEPRAGTVDAVILMEQLFKLTELEVRFSLNLNVLDHGTVPRVMSLADALKAWLDHRKVVLVRRSEHRLQQIANRLEVLEGYIVAYLNLDEVIRIIREEDDAKASLMAAFGLTDNQAEAILNMRLRSLRRLEEIELRQEHTNLTEEKGKLETLLASDKRQWGEIAKQVETLKKIYPLFEADGATPHALGARRTILGDAPAADAAEITEAFIEREPITVILSEKGWIRAPRGHNATVDDKGFKSGDRLKLALNCETTDKLLMLTTGGRVYTLGADKLPGGRGQGEPVRIMVDIEEGQDIVDLFVYRPGKHRIIASSAGYGFLVPEDDLIANTRKGKQILNVSLPDEARLIVPGEGDRVAVIGQNRKLLVFPMAQLANMSRGKGVRLQRYKDGGVSDIKTFYAADGLTWMDSSGRTYTKPTEELTDWLGDRASAGRQPPTGFPRNNKFVG; encoded by the coding sequence ATGTCCGACGTCGATAGCCTCCCGCCGCCCGATGATCTGCGCATCGTCGATCTCAAGCAGGCGCTTGAAGAGCGGTATCTGAGCTATGCGCTGTCCACCATCACCCAGCGCGCCTTGCCGGACGCGCGCGACGGTCTGAAACCGGTGCATCGCCGCATCCTGCATGCCATGCGCCTGCTGAAGCTCGACCCCAATCAGGGCTACAAGAAAAGCGCCCGCATCGTCGGCGACGTGATCGGCAAGTTCCACCCGCATGGCGACCAGTCGATCTATGACGCCCTGGTTCGCCTCGCGCAGGATTTCGCCCTGCGTTATCCCCTGGTCGACGGTCAGGGCAATTTCGGCAATATCGACGGCGATAGCCCTGCCGCCATGCGTTACACCGAAAGCCGCATGACCGATGTGGCCACGCGCCTGCTCGAAGGCATCAGCGAAGATGCCATTGACTTCAAGCCGACCTATGACGGCGAGGACGAAGAGCCGGTCGTGCTCCCGGCCAATTTTCCCAATCTGCTGGCCAATGGCTCCACCGGCATCGCCGTGGGCATGGCCACTTCGGTGCCGCCGCATAATCTGGTCGAATTGTGCAATGCCGCGCTCAAGCTCATCTACAATCCCGCCGCCACCACCGACGAGCTGATCCACGCCGATCCCTCCGCGCCCCCGAGCATGGACGATCTGGTGCGCGGCCCGGATTTCCCCACCGGCGGGCAGATGGTGGAATCGCGCGCCTCCATCGTCCATTCCTACGAAACCGGTCGCGGCGCCTTCCGCGTGCGCGCCATCTGGGAAAAAGAGGAGAAGGGCAGGGGCGTCTATCAGATCGTCGTCACCCAGATTCCCTATGGTGTGCCCAAGGCCCGTCTCGTCGAAAAGATCGCCGAGCTGTTGCTGGCCAAGAAGCTGCCGCTGCTCAAGGACGTGCGCGACGAGAGCGCCGACGATATCCGCCTGGTGCTGGAGCCGCGCGCCGGCACCGTCGATGCCGTCATCCTCATGGAACAGCTCTTCAAGCTGACCGAGCTGGAAGTCCGCTTCAGCCTCAATCTCAACGTGCTCGATCACGGCACCGTGCCGCGCGTCATGAGCCTCGCCGATGCGCTCAAGGCCTGGCTCGATCATCGCAAGGTCGTGCTGGTCCGCCGCTCCGAACACCGGCTGCAACAGATCGCCAATCGCCTCGAAGTTCTCGAAGGCTATATCGTCGCCTATCTCAATCTCGACGAGGTGATCCGCATCATCCGCGAGGAGGACGACGCCAAGGCCAGCCTGATGGCGGCCTTCGGCCTCACGGACAACCAGGCCGAAGCCATCCTCAATATGCGCCTGCGCTCCCTGCGCCGGCTGGAGGAAATCGAGCTGCGCCAGGAGCACACCAACCTCACCGAGGAAAAGGGCAAGCTCGAAACCCTGCTCGCCTCCGACAAGCGCCAATGGGGCGAGATCGCCAAGCAGGTCGAGACGCTGAAAAAGATCTATCCCCTGTTCGAGGCCGATGGCGCGACACCCCATGCGCTGGGCGCCCGCCGCACCATTCTCGGCGATGCTCCCGCCGCCGATGCCGCCGAAATCACCGAAGCCTTCATCGAGCGCGAGCCGATCACCGTCATTCTCTCGGAAAAGGGCTGGATTCGCGCGCCGCGCGGCCACAATGCCACCGTGGATGACAAGGGCTTCAAATCCGGTGACCGGCTGAAGCTGGCCCTCAATTGCGAGACCACCGACAAGCTGCTCATGCTCACCACCGGCGGCAGGGTCTACACTTTGGGCGCCGACAAGCTTCCCGGCGGGCGTGGCCAGGGTGAGCCGGTCCGCATCATGGTCGATATCGAGGAGGGGCAGGACATTGTCGATCTCTTCGTCTATCGCCCCGGCAAGCACCGCATAATCGCGTCTTCCGCCGGCTATGGCTTCCTCGTTCCCGAGGACGACCTCATCGCCAATACCCGCAAGGGCAAGCAGATTCTCAACGTCTCGCTCCCCGACGAGGCCCGGCTCATCGTTCCCGGCGAGGGCGACCGCGTCGCCGTCATCGGCCAGAACCGCAAGCTCCTGGTCTTCCCCATGGCCCAGCTCGCCAATATGAGCCGCGGCAAGGGCGTGCGCCTGCAACGCTACAAGGATGGCGGCGTGTCCGACATCAAGACCTTCTACGCCGCCGACGGCCTCACCTGGATGGATTCTTCAGGCCGCACCTATACCAAGCCCACCGAAGAGCTCACCGACTGGCTCGGCGACCGCGCCTCCGCCGGCCGCCAGCCGCCAACGGGCTTCCCACGCAACAATAAGTTTGTCGGCTAA
- a CDS encoding RDD family protein, whose amino-acid sequence MSQEYAARPYLPDPATAPELFEGLLTRRVTAYVIDVVLIGAITLGLSLVALVLGLFTFGLSLLSLAFVVPAAIVIYYAVTLGSPKRATVGMQAMDIVLTPTRGQPLDGWMAIFHALLFWVSFWISWPVTILFALFTPRRQMLHDLVMGTLMVRRSPMLRHWQRANDYHDGA is encoded by the coding sequence ATGAGCCAGGAATATGCCGCCCGCCCCTATCTGCCCGATCCCGCCACTGCCCCGGAATTGTTCGAGGGGCTGCTGACGCGGCGCGTGACCGCCTATGTCATCGACGTGGTGCTGATCGGCGCCATCACGCTGGGGCTCAGCCTGGTGGCGCTGGTGCTCGGCCTGTTCACCTTCGGGCTGAGCCTGCTGTCGCTGGCCTTCGTGGTACCGGCGGCCATCGTCATCTATTACGCCGTGACACTGGGCTCGCCGAAGCGGGCCACAGTGGGCATGCAGGCCATGGACATCGTGCTGACCCCGACGCGCGGACAGCCGCTCGATGGCTGGATGGCGATCTTTCATGCGCTGCTGTTCTGGGTGTCGTTCTGGATTTCCTGGCCGGTGACGATCCTGTTCGCGCTGTTCACCCCGCGCCGGCAGATGCTGCATGACCTGGTCATGGGCACGCTGATGGTGCGCCGCTCGCCGATGCTGCGGCACTGGCAGCGGGCGAACGATTATCACGACGGCGCGTGA
- a CDS encoding arginyltransferase: MTDQTPETTQLFLTAAMPCPYLPGRMERKLFTHLSGRRAAMLHQLLSDNGFRRSQNLIYRPACEECSACQSVRIVSQEFKANKRFRRVQRNNADIGVAVQPSVATLEQYDLFKRYLDARHEGGGMTQMSYQDYEYMVEDTPVQSVLVEYRLRELPDQPLVAVALTDVMPNGLSMVYSFYDPDLADRSLGTFLILDHIEQVRSAGLHYVYLGYWVPDSPKMAYKGDYRPLEVQCGAQGWKRLEA, from the coding sequence ATGACCGATCAGACGCCGGAAACCACCCAACTCTTCCTGACCGCCGCCATGCCGTGCCCCTATCTGCCGGGCCGTATGGAACGGAAGCTGTTCACGCACCTGTCGGGCCGGCGCGCGGCCATGCTGCATCAATTGCTCAGCGATAACGGTTTCCGCCGCAGCCAGAACCTGATCTATCGGCCGGCCTGCGAGGAATGCAGCGCCTGCCAGTCGGTGCGGATCGTGTCGCAGGAATTCAAGGCGAATAAGCGCTTCCGCCGGGTGCAGCGCAACAATGCCGATATCGGGGTCGCCGTGCAGCCCAGCGTGGCGACGCTGGAGCAATACGACTTGTTCAAGCGCTATCTCGACGCCCGCCACGAAGGCGGCGGCATGACGCAGATGAGCTACCAGGACTATGAATACATGGTCGAGGACACGCCGGTGCAATCGGTGCTGGTAGAATATCGGCTGCGGGAACTGCCCGACCAGCCGCTGGTGGCGGTGGCGCTGACCGATGTGATGCCCAATGGGCTCTCCATGGTCTATTCGTTCTACGATCCCGACCTCGCCGATCGCAGCCTCGGCACCTTCCTCATTCTCGATCATATCGAGCAGGTGCGCTCGGCCGGGCTGCACTATGTCTATCTGGGCTATTGGGTGCCGGATTCACCGAAAATGGCCTATAAGGGCGATTATCGGCCGCTGGAAGTGCAATGCGGCGCGCAGGGATGGAAGCGGCTGGAGGCTTAG